The sequence GACCGGCCACCCCGTCGACGTCGAGGCCGACGTCGGCTCCGGAATGGCCGGCCTGCACCTCATCGGCATGCTGGACACCGCGCTGAGCGAGGCGCGCGACCGGGTCCGCTCGGCGGTGGTCAACAGCCGCTACGGGTGGCCCGACGCGCGGATCACCGTCAGCCTGTTCCCCGCCAGCCTGCCCAAACGCGGAAGCGTGTTCGACCTGGCGAAGAGCAAGCTAGGGCTCACTTAGAAGTACGAAGACGGGCCCGCCCGGTGCGCTAACACCGGAACGAGCCCTTGATCACCACCTGCGCTAACAGGAAGTAGATCCAGTGAGCAAGCGTACGACCCTCACCGTCGAGGGCGCCACTTCCCCCGTGAACCTGCGGACCCGTTCCACCGGCACCGTCCATGTGGCCACCGCCGACGGCCGCTCCCTCTGCCCGGCCCGTGTGGCTGCTGACGGCGTGGAGGTCGTCTCCGCGCCGGTCTCGTGCCGCTCCTGTCTGAAGCTCCAGCCGGTCAAGGTTGTCGAGCGCCAGGAACTCCCCGCCGCGCCGCCGGCCGACATCATCCGCCTGACCGGCGACCAGCTCGACGGCGTCGCCTGCATCCGCTGCAGCGCCACCGACGCCCCCATGGTTCCCGCGGGGACCGGTGAGCGTGGCCAGTTGTTCGAGTGTGCCGACCACGGCCGGGAGTACGGGGTGCGTGGCACCGTCGACCACGGCAACGGCCCCCAGATCCGCACCTACACCGGCACGGACGCCGTCGGCATGCTCGCCGAGCTGCGGGACGTGCAGCACCGGCAGGGCGGCGTGGTGGACGCGGTCGTCGTGTCCCGGCCTGCGGGCGGCGAGTGGGCGCCGGCCGCTCCTTCCTGCTCGGCGTGCCCAGCGTGGTGTCGAGCCGACCACGGCAACGGTGTCGACGTCGAGCACGAGGGGGAGCTCATCACCGTGGCGGCCCCTGAGGCGGCCGAGGGCGTCGAGGTGGTCGCCCGGCTCCTCCAGTTCCCCGGCGGGGCTCTTCGGCTCTCCCTGGGGCTGTACGAGGGCGTGGAGTGCGACGCCGAGACTGAGCTCTTCCTGACCGAGGCCGAGCGCCTCGTCGAACACCTTCAGACCCTCATCACGGCCGCCCGCGCGGGCGCCCGTTCCTGATAGCAGAACGGCCCCGGGCCGGTGCGCGAACACCGGTCCGGGGCCTGGACCCCATCCCCTGATCGAAGCAGGAGCGAGATCGTGGAACCGACCGTACCCAACCAGCCGCCCACCTGGCACCCGGCCTGCCACTTGCCGTGGTGCCGCAACGACCACGCCGCTACCCCCGTCCTGTCCGCGGACGTTGACGTGGTGCATACCGCGTTCGTCGCTGACTTCGACCTTGAGCGGAACGTGGTCGAGATCCGGTACATGCAGGCACAGGTGGCCGGCGCCCTGCAGACGCCCGTCCTGCGCGTCCTGTACGGCTCGACGTGGGCGGTCAACGACTCGCTCGACATTCCGTTGCCCGCGGCCGGGGCGCTCGGCGACATCCTCGCCCTGCTGACCGTGCAGACCTACGCGGAGTTCGGCGCGGCCCTGACGCACGGCTCGAAGGGGCCCGGCCAGGCGAAGGCGGTGACGTGGTGATCCGCTTCTTCACGACCGCCGTGGTTGTCCTGCTCGCCGCGGTCGCTGCGGTCGTCTCCTACCGGCACGCGCTCGAAGTCGTCACCGCGAACGGCGAGTCGGGCCTGACCGCGTACCTGGTGCCGTTGACGATCGACGGCGCGATCTTCGCCAGCTCCATGGTTCTGCTCGACGCGGCCCGCCGAGGTCTTCCTGTGCCCGCTCTGGCGCGGTGGACGCTCGGCCTGGGCATCCTGGCCACCCTCGCCGCGAACGTCGCGACAGGGTGGGCTCACGGCCCGGTCGGGGCGATCGTCGCGGCGTGGCCGGCCGTCGCCCTGGTGCTGTCGTATGAGCTGCTGATGGGGATGATCCGGCGCGGGAACGTACCCGCCCCGGTCGTCGACGAGCGGCTCGTCGAGGACGTCGAGCCGGGCGCCGTCGACGACTTCGAGCGTGAGGCCGACCGGCTGATCGCGTCGCTGTTCGGCGATGAGGTACGCGTACCTGCTGTACCTCTGCAGCTCATCGACTCGAACGGCTCGGCCGATCAGCGGGAAGCCGGCGGGGCGCCCGTCGACGAGCCGGGGGTCGAGGTACAGCCGCCCTATGTACCTGAGTCCGACGATCCGCTGTACCCGCTCGCCCTGTCCCACTTCCTCGCCGACGTGACCGAGGGGGAGGTGCCGAGCGTCCGAACGATCAAGACGCGGATGTCGGTCGGCACCGACCGGGCACGCAAGCTTCAGGCGTACCTCGGCCAGCTCGTCGAGGTCGCGGCGTGAGGCGCACTACCTGAACCGCTCGGCCCGGGGCCGGACAGTCGTGGGACTGCCCGGCCCCGGGTCATTCCGCCGGCCAGGAATCCCGCTCGGCGACGTAGGTTCCGCGGCCTTGGATCGTGACCGTCCATCCCTGCTTGCCGAGCGCCTGCATGGCTCGGCGCACGGTGCCGCGGCTGACGCCGTGCTCGTCCTGTAGGTGCGATTCGGAGGGGAGCACCTGGCGCGGTTTGAGCTCGCCGGCACGGATCCGCTGACGCAGGATCTCGGCGAGCTGCTCCCACAATGGCTCCGGGTTGAGCTGGTCGACCGTCATGGGTCACGCGTTACGGACAGGCTGAATGACCTGCGCATACGGTCCGTATTGCACAGGCTGTACGAGCTGTACGAGTAGGACGTACAGTCCTTCCTAGGTCGCACAACGTAACGGGCCGCCCCGACGCTGAGAACGTCGTGACGGCCCTTGATCGGACGATGGAGGTCCGAACCATGGCCCACGATAAGCCCGGCAGCAGCCGCGAAGCTACGCCCGCGCAGACACCCCCAGTCCGCTACTGGCCGGACGGCACACAGGTCACGTTGGACGTCGAGGCCGCGCTCACCCGGATCGTCGACACGGTCCGCAGAGTCCAGGCCAACCACCGCGAGTCAGCATGAGCCCGCAGGAGCTGGCCGTCGCCCTCGCCCGCCGCTGGAAGCTCGCCCGGGAAGACCTCGACCACGCGGCCGACGCCCTCGGCGTGGCCCGGGTGACCGACGAGGAGTGGGCGGAGATGAGCGAGCCGTGACCTCCGAGTACGACCGCCTTGCCGCCGCCGCACAGGCTGCGTTCGACGCCGGACAGCCGCAGGATTTCCAGCTCACCGGCAAGGCGCTACGGCTCGCCAAGGGCGACCAGGAACTAGTCGAAGCCGTCCGAATGCACTTCCTGGTGATGGCGTTCAATCGCCACCTCGAACCGCCGGGGCGCTTCGGCCGGCTGCACTGATCCTCCCGGCCGGCGCATCCCCGCGTCCGGCCGGGCAGCCCGCGCGTTGAACGCGGCGCGCGGGCTGACGGCCCTGCTCTTCTGAGGGGTGGAGCAGGGAACGGTGGCCCCGTCTCGTGAAGGGCGAGACGGGGCCACCACCATTTCAGGCGCTGCGTTGCCGAGTCGGTACGGGGATGACAGCGGGCTCTGCCGCGCCGTCCCATGAAACCAAGATCTCATGTGGGGTTGACCGGGCCAACGACCCCTCCATCACGAACTTCACCGAAGCTCCCGGCGGAATAACCGCATTTTCAGGAGCATTCGTCATCGTCCTGCTGGAGTTGTCCACGGTCACCCCAGTGGCGATCTCAGTCCCGGTGTTGCGTAACACATAGCCATGCCCGACGGACTTTGATAAATCCCAGTTCACCGTGGGCCGCATGTCCCGGAGTGCTTCGATCTCGGCAACCTGTTCGGCTGCGGTGGCGGACCGGGCGCCGGCCTCGGCGGAGCGTTCGGAGGCGTCAGCGGATCGCGCTGCCTCGTCGACTGCGCGCTTCGCGGCCTTGGCGGCCTCCCGCTGATACTTCAGCGAGACCAGCGAGACCCCAAGGGCGATGGTCGAGAATGCCAAGGCCACGATGATGCTGACCCATGCGGCGGTGTCTCCTGCGTCGACTTGCATGCCGACCTCCCTGTGAATCTAGAGATTGGGATTGGCGCGGCGAGGAGTCGGATTGGCTCTTTCGTATGGCAGCAGCTTCCTGATCCCGGCGAGTTCGTCCGTGACGTTCTCCAGCGCCTTCACGCCGTCGTGCATGTTCTTCACGGTGAGCTGCTCGGTGCCTTCGTAGATCCGGAGGTCGATCTTGTATGTCATCGTCTCGACCGGCCGGCCGCCCGGCCCTTCGCAGTCCACCGTCACGGTGTACTCCTTGGGCAGGTCGGAGTTCAGCCGCTTGTACCCGAAATCGAAGAGCAATTCGATACGGCGTCCCGGGGGCATGGCCGGGATCCCGTTCTTGAAGAGGAAGGACTCGGCCAGGACGAATATGCCCATGCCATCGGTGTCCATGAACCGCTCGATCTCCGGATCGAACTTGATCTGGACGTTCCTGGCCACGGTCGGCCCGATGTTCTCGATCACGATCAGGAATGCTTTGCTGACGAAGGCCGACGGCTGGATGTCGACGACGATGTACGGCTCTTGCTGCTCGCGGCGTACCTGTTGCTCCAGCTCTAGCTGACGCAGTGCGACGTCAAGCTGGTCCTTGCCGAGGGCGACCTGTTCATTGGCTGCGTCGGCGGACCTGCGAGCGTCGGCCGCCTGGCTCTCGGCCATCGCGGCCTGGGTTTTCGCTGCCCGCCAGGCCAGGATGGCCACGATCAGGGCAGCGAGCGCGATCAGGGCGGCGATGGCGGCCCAGTCGGGACCGCTTTCTACGGGGGGCATGGGCCATCCTTGCGTTCGGCGATGACTGCATTGCCGAACGTAAGCGCGAACACCTGTGCGATATTTCCGATTATCAACGAAATGACATGGAATGACTACTTACGGTTGCATGTCGCGCCGGTGCGTGCCATCTCTCATAGCCTCGAAGCGCTACCAGGTGCGTCGCGCATCTCGTCTACATGGGCGGGCCCGACCAGGTCCGCAGGCGTGGAGCCCTGCAAGGGCATGGCGAAACCGCCTCTCATGTCGATGGGGTTAGACGGCGCCGCGGAGGGAGTATTCGAACCCGAACTGGGCGCCGATCTTGTGGACGTCGGCCTCTTCGCGGATCACGGTGTTGTGCATGTGGACGGTCACGCCGCCCTGCGCCTGAGCAGCGCCGAACCCGCCGCCTCCGCCCATGGCGACACCCGCGGTTCCGGTAGCGACACCGTTGATGCCGATCTTCTGCTCGACCGCGGGGCCCTTTTTCTTCGCGAGGATGGCGCGGACTCCCGCATCCATGCTGGCCATAGGGCCACCGATGGCGTCGTTCGCCGCGGAGATGGCCTTGCCAATCACACCCTGCACGGCCTTGACCGCGCGCCCCTCGCCGGCCATCACGCCGTCGATCCAGCCCTGCACGGTGTCCTCGCCGATCTGGTGGAACACCCGGCTGGGGGAGTGGGAGTCGAGTGCGCCCTTGACGGCCTGGACCACGGTGTCGGCGAGGCCCCTGACCTGATTGACGAGCTCCTGTGCTTTGGCCTTGACGCCGTTGATCATTCCGTCGATCAGATCTCGTCCGGCTTGAAGCAGCCAGGTGCCGACGTCCGCGAAAACGTCCTTGATCTTTCCGGGGAGCTTCTGCACGTCCGCGACCAGCTCAGACACCTTCGACGTGATCGCCGAGACCAGCTTCTCCCACGCGGCCGACGCGTCGCTCTTGAGCTGCTCCCAAGTGGTGCCTGCGAGGTTGGAGATCGTGTTCAGGGCGGTGGTAATGGTGTCTTCGACCAGTCCCCACAGGCTGTTCCAGACCTCTCCTATGCCCTCCTTCAGGGAGTCAAAGTCGCCTGTGAGAATCCCCTTGAAGATCTTAACGAGGCCGGAGACGGTGCCCCAGAACCCGTTCCAGATGTTGAGGAACGTGTCGACGAGGAAGGTGACGCTGGTGATGATCGTGTCGCCATATTCGTTCCACAGCTCCTTGATCCAAGTCAGAGCGGTGTCGAC comes from Streptosporangium roseum DSM 43021 and encodes:
- a CDS encoding DUF6907 domain-containing protein, yielding MSKRTTLTVEGATSPVNLRTRSTGTVHVATADGRSLCPARVAADGVEVVSAPVSCRSCLKLQPVKVVERQELPAAPPADIIRLTGDQLDGVACIRCSATDAPMVPAGTGERGQLFECADHGREYGVRGTVDHGNGPQIRTYTGTDAVGMLAELRDVQHRQGGVVDAVVVSRPAGGEWAPAAPSCSACPAWCRADHGNGVDVEHEGELITVAAPEAAEGVEVVARLLQFPGGALRLSLGLYEGVECDAETELFLTEAERLVEHLQTLITAARAGARS
- a CDS encoding DUF2637 domain-containing protein produces the protein MVIRFFTTAVVVLLAAVAAVVSYRHALEVVTANGESGLTAYLVPLTIDGAIFASSMVLLDAARRGLPVPALARWTLGLGILATLAANVATGWAHGPVGAIVAAWPAVALVLSYELLMGMIRRGNVPAPVVDERLVEDVEPGAVDDFEREADRLIASLFGDEVRVPAVPLQLIDSNGSADQREAGGAPVDEPGVEVQPPYVPESDDPLYPLALSHFLADVTEGEVPSVRTIKTRMSVGTDRARKLQAYLGQLVEVAA
- a CDS encoding GntR family transcriptional regulator, producing MTVDQLNPEPLWEQLAEILRQRIRAGELKPRQVLPSESHLQDEHGVSRGTVRRAMQALGKQGWTVTIQGRGTYVAERDSWPAE